One region of Sulfurisphaera ohwakuensis genomic DNA includes:
- a CDS encoding 2-oxoacid:ferredoxin oxidoreductase subunit alpha, whose product MRLSWVIGGAQGTGIDTAANIFGNAVASAGYYIYGNREYYSNIKGRHSYFSLTISDKRVRSNTQKINILVSFDAETIFQHFYDVKDILIYNKAVETTKIDAVQSMEPELAERIKDFLTKQGYEATVKGALEYASKNNVTLIPVNYDEIAKKVADEMKVPLSVAERVKNIVGITISYKLLGLDINYLIEAINSTFKQDLYRKMNSLAVKDSYDIVESRYNLKPISKERRFWLDGNTAVAIGKIYGGVRFQSYYPITPASDESVYIEAHQDVLMEDPITGDKKKGTIVVVQAEDELAAINMAIGAALTGVRAATATSGPGFSLMVEGLGWAGMNEVPVVITYYIRGGPSTGLPTRTAQSDLIFPIFAGHGEFPKIVLASGDHAEAFKDAIWALNLAEKYQTPVIHLVEKTLANSYSTIPYEELELDKLKAERGKIVESVDANYKRFKLTNDGISPRAFLGKATMYYTGDEHNEEGHISEDVVNRTLMYEKRMKKLEVADKEIPEESRVKIYGDLNSRNLIITWGSPTGVLRDILEESTFDFTLLQIRMFSPFPKNLVNKLMEGRDKIITVEGNYLAQTSLLVKMYTGKDVTNSILKWNGRPFLRDELEDALIKVIKDGEKRVVLNGGI is encoded by the coding sequence ATGAGACTTAGTTGGGTTATAGGAGGAGCACAAGGTACAGGGATTGATACAGCCGCTAATATTTTTGGAAATGCAGTAGCCTCAGCTGGTTATTATATATATGGAAACAGAGAATATTATTCTAATATAAAAGGAAGACATAGCTATTTCTCTTTAACAATCAGTGATAAAAGAGTAAGAAGCAATACTCAAAAGATTAATATTTTAGTATCATTTGACGCAGAAACCATATTCCAACATTTCTATGATGTTAAAGATATTCTAATTTATAATAAGGCAGTTGAAACAACCAAAATTGATGCCGTACAATCAATGGAACCAGAATTAGCTGAAAGAATAAAGGATTTTCTAACTAAACAAGGGTACGAAGCTACAGTTAAGGGAGCTCTTGAATATGCAAGTAAAAATAACGTGACACTTATTCCAGTTAACTATGATGAAATAGCTAAGAAAGTTGCTGATGAAATGAAGGTTCCTTTATCAGTTGCTGAGAGAGTTAAAAATATCGTAGGAATTACAATCTCATATAAGTTACTTGGTCTAGATATAAATTACCTTATTGAAGCTATAAACAGTACTTTTAAGCAGGATCTTTATAGGAAAATGAACTCACTTGCAGTTAAAGATTCTTATGATATAGTTGAGTCAAGATACAATCTAAAACCGATTTCAAAGGAGAGAAGATTCTGGTTAGATGGTAACACTGCTGTAGCCATAGGAAAGATTTATGGAGGAGTAAGATTTCAATCATATTATCCGATAACTCCAGCCTCAGATGAAAGTGTATATATAGAGGCCCATCAGGATGTTTTAATGGAGGATCCAATAACTGGAGATAAAAAGAAGGGTACTATCGTTGTAGTCCAAGCTGAAGATGAATTAGCTGCAATAAATATGGCTATTGGTGCAGCACTAACCGGAGTTAGAGCTGCAACAGCTACTTCTGGTCCAGGTTTCTCTTTAATGGTTGAAGGATTAGGATGGGCTGGAATGAATGAGGTTCCAGTTGTAATTACTTATTATATTAGAGGAGGTCCTTCAACAGGTTTACCTACTAGGACTGCTCAATCCGATTTAATATTCCCCATATTTGCTGGACATGGAGAATTTCCAAAGATTGTTTTAGCATCTGGAGATCATGCCGAAGCATTTAAGGATGCTATCTGGGCATTGAACTTAGCAGAAAAATATCAAACACCAGTTATTCATCTTGTTGAGAAAACTTTGGCAAACTCTTATTCAACAATTCCTTATGAGGAACTTGAATTAGATAAATTGAAAGCGGAAAGAGGGAAGATTGTAGAGTCTGTAGACGCTAACTATAAGAGGTTTAAGTTAACTAATGATGGAATTTCTCCAAGAGCTTTCTTAGGTAAGGCAACAATGTACTATACTGGTGATGAACATAATGAAGAGGGACATATATCAGAGGATGTAGTTAACAGAACTTTGATGTATGAAAAGAGAATGAAGAAACTTGAAGTTGCGGATAAAGAAATACCAGAAGAGAGTAGAGTGAAGATTTATGGTGATTTGAACTCAAGAAACTTAATAATCACCTGGGGTTCACCCACTGGAGTACTAAGGGATATACTTGAAGAATCAACCTTCGATTTTACCCTACTACAAATTAGAATGTTCTCCCCATTCCCCAAGAATTTAGTAAACAAGCTTATGGAGGGAAGAGATAAGATAATTACTGTAGAAGGAAATTATCTTGCTCAAACTTCTCTCTTAGTAAAGATGTACACTGGTAAAGATGTTACTAATTCGATTTTAAAATGGAATGGTAGACCTTTCTTAAGGGATGAATTAGAAGACGCACTAATTAAAGTTATTAAAGATGGGGAAAAGAGGGTGGTGTTAAATGGCGGCATTTAA
- a CDS encoding FAD-binding oxidoreductase — MLIHNADCKEIYYPSSYEEVVNLIRKANEQKLTVHPFGLGTNHIGKQLFADVCISMSKLNKIIEISKSDLYVVAQAGVSVDMLEEAIKSEGLFLPFTYSGTLGGLASTNKPSIFSLLYPYPKDFILGAKIVTGNGEIIRSGSKTTKFSSGYKIWKVLSGALGSLGIYLELIFRLIPKPEMIAYAEVEDPFRYISLRPWGILSTVNSGKITNYLIFGGFANFIKKVSEEYSINFSEGLPKIGLECEKILGIITARGEEIEVLRLFQKGIAYVGAGYVRVCDPNALKLRDNGYTVIIEKGCQDDEKCFGFSYSTFKLIKSALDPNNILIAGLD, encoded by the coding sequence TTGCTTATACATAATGCTGATTGTAAAGAAATATATTACCCCTCTTCTTATGAAGAAGTAGTTAATTTGATTAGAAAGGCTAACGAGCAGAAATTAACTGTACATCCTTTCGGATTAGGGACAAATCATATAGGTAAACAGCTTTTTGCAGATGTTTGTATTTCTATGTCTAAATTGAATAAAATAATAGAAATTTCAAAATCAGATTTATATGTTGTTGCTCAAGCAGGAGTCTCTGTGGATATGCTAGAAGAAGCTATAAAGAGCGAGGGGTTATTTCTTCCATTTACTTATTCTGGTACTTTAGGTGGTTTAGCCTCTACAAATAAACCATCGATTTTTTCATTGCTTTACCCTTATCCTAAAGACTTCATATTAGGTGCAAAAATAGTAACTGGCAATGGAGAAATAATAAGAAGTGGAAGTAAAACAACAAAATTTTCTAGCGGATATAAAATATGGAAAGTCTTATCTGGAGCTTTAGGTAGCCTCGGAATTTACTTAGAGTTAATATTTCGTCTAATTCCAAAACCTGAAATGATAGCATATGCTGAGGTAGAAGATCCTTTTAGATATATTTCTCTTAGACCGTGGGGAATACTATCAACTGTAAATAGTGGTAAAATTACAAATTACTTAATATTTGGTGGGTTTGCCAATTTTATAAAGAAAGTGAGCGAAGAATATTCAATTAACTTTAGTGAAGGCTTACCAAAAATAGGCTTAGAATGTGAAAAAATACTCGGAATAATAACTGCTAGGGGGGAAGAAATTGAAGTATTAAGGCTATTTCAAAAAGGAATAGCATATGTGGGTGCAGGTTACGTTAGAGTTTGTGACCCTAATGCTTTAAAATTAAGAGACAATGGATATACAGTGATAATAGAAAAAGGTTGCCAAGATGATGAAAAATGTTTTGGTTTTTCATATTCAACATTTAAATTAATTAAGTCAGCATTAGATCCTAACAATATTCTCATAGCGGGGTTGGATTAA
- a CDS encoding carbon-nitrogen hydrolase family protein: MKIGIVQPLNTSNALYLTEESLKSGAEIVLLPEKWIKTLDDLPLHNFQQLAKKYTAYIIPGAVEDGVSIISPLIDPNGEIKAIAKKIHLFGDEKNRLLSGSSAIIFKYRGIKIGIAICYDVDFPEIIREMFLKGVEILLVPSKIPKDGIDLWREYLKVRVLENRIALVNANTFSPPEYLGMSIAYVPSPRGRFIEAKPIGELGDKEGQIVIDINPLSYMSFRIERLKEYKHFEIKELE; encoded by the coding sequence TTGAAGATTGGTATAGTACAACCATTAAACACAAGTAATGCATTATATCTTACTGAGGAGTCTCTAAAATCTGGAGCAGAAATAGTATTATTACCAGAAAAATGGATAAAAACACTAGATGATTTACCATTACATAATTTTCAACAGCTAGCTAAGAAATATACAGCATATATTATACCAGGGGCAGTAGAAGACGGAGTCTCAATTATCTCTCCTTTAATTGACCCTAATGGAGAAATAAAGGCTATAGCTAAGAAAATACATCTCTTCGGTGATGAAAAAAATAGATTGCTTTCAGGTAGTTCAGCTATAATTTTTAAATACAGAGGAATAAAGATAGGAATAGCAATATGTTATGATGTAGACTTCCCAGAAATAATTAGAGAAATGTTTCTCAAAGGAGTAGAAATATTGCTAGTTCCCTCAAAAATTCCTAAAGATGGAATAGATTTATGGAGAGAATACCTAAAAGTAAGAGTATTAGAAAATAGAATAGCACTAGTAAATGCAAATACTTTTTCTCCTCCAGAGTATTTAGGCATGAGTATAGCATATGTACCTTCGCCCAGAGGAAGATTTATTGAGGCAAAACCTATAGGTGAATTAGGAGATAAAGAAGGACAAATTGTTATTGATATTAATCCTCTTTCCTATATGAGTTTTAGAATTGAAAGACTTAAAGAATATAAACATTTTGAAATTAAGGAGTTAGAATGA
- a CDS encoding (Fe-S)-binding protein translates to MGLEEELKKCVHCGFCLEACPTYVVTRSEVHSPRGRITAVKLNIPSEGIDTCMYCRRCELACPSGVIYSEIITRVRKPNTVQKVMLRLLERPNLLPYFIRGEYAKKIPVKAEKPIEYRDNNEEIILFPGCITSIFFKETVQKTLNYLKSLGYRVKIYNGCCGLAHKNAGELNRSKELIEKLRKEFHGRTIVSLSSNCSAHMKENGLEVYDFPEFIIKFNLPLPKVERRLTIHEPCHANILGLNKYTREVLSKMGVEISESDEPSFECGAGGDYFLFHEEISEKVMQVKKEKTLKSGVNTVVSTNPSCSLAFIKMGLKPIHIADLL, encoded by the coding sequence ATGGGATTAGAAGAGGAACTAAAAAAATGCGTACATTGTGGTTTTTGCCTAGAAGCTTGCCCTACTTATGTAGTAACAAGATCTGAAGTTCACTCTCCAAGAGGTAGAATAACTGCTGTAAAACTAAACATTCCTAGTGAGGGTATTGATACATGTATGTATTGTAGAAGATGTGAGCTAGCTTGCCCTAGCGGGGTAATATATTCTGAGATTATAACAAGAGTTAGAAAACCAAATACAGTACAAAAAGTAATGTTGAGACTATTAGAGAGACCTAATCTTCTTCCTTATTTTATACGAGGAGAATATGCTAAAAAGATTCCAGTTAAGGCTGAGAAACCTATAGAGTATAGAGACAATAATGAAGAGATAATTCTCTTCCCCGGATGTATAACCTCAATTTTCTTTAAAGAAACTGTGCAAAAAACACTAAATTATTTGAAGAGTCTAGGCTATAGAGTAAAGATATATAATGGTTGTTGTGGTTTAGCACATAAGAATGCTGGTGAATTAAATAGAAGTAAAGAGCTAATAGAAAAATTAAGGAAAGAGTTTCATGGAAGGACAATTGTTTCCTTATCTTCTAACTGTTCAGCCCATATGAAAGAGAATGGTTTAGAAGTATATGATTTTCCAGAATTTATAATCAAATTTAATCTACCTTTACCGAAAGTAGAAAGAAGGCTAACTATTCATGAACCTTGCCACGCTAATATTCTAGGGTTAAATAAGTATACAAGAGAAGTTCTTAGCAAGATGGGAGTTGAAATTAGTGAATCGGATGAACCTTCCTTCGAGTGCGGAGCTGGTGGTGATTATTTCCTATTTCACGAAGAAATTTCTGAGAAGGTAATGCAAGTAAAGAAAGAGAAGACTCTAAAAAGTGGAGTGAACACAGTAGTGTCTACAAATCCTAGTTGCTCATTAGCTTTTATTAAAATGGGACTTAAACCAATTCATATAGCAGACCTCCTTTAA
- a CDS encoding FAD-binding oxidoreductase, producing the protein MLKKLKEIVGDRWVITTEDKKLYGFDGLTAVKKEPEAVILPGNEEETIEVIRELIHNKKKIIIRGSGTSLSGATVPIEEDEYIVSLCRLNKVYSQKGFEIEVGPGIVNAMVTKNAPSHLFYAPDPASFQVSSIGGNISHDSGGIHVVKYGPTFNSVISLKVILPNGEVEEFYPTPYLNLSSLFIGAEGTLGAILRAKLRLFPKPLSKKTVIGIFNSIKDAGKAIISVFENGVIPSALELMDRNAIRAIEKSRYRAGLPDVEAILLIELDGHNIQVNEEESRVKRAIEENEGEVIIPTDDSRFWNARKGAFPAMGTISPAYITLDCNVLRSDLPNVLEFISSVAERYRVYIANVFHAGDGNLHPLISYDPDDFDSFMRAVRASDEIEKFVIEHGGVPSGEHGIGIEKIKYMNIYYNEKELEILKMIKNKFDPNNLFNPCKMFGGCKIKSKEVKVLWEWD; encoded by the coding sequence ATGCTAAAAAAGTTAAAAGAAATCGTTGGCGATAGATGGGTGATCACTACTGAGGATAAAAAGTTATATGGATTTGATGGCCTAACTGCAGTTAAAAAAGAACCAGAAGCCGTTATATTACCTGGTAATGAAGAAGAAACAATAGAAGTAATACGTGAACTTATACATAACAAAAAGAAGATTATAATTAGAGGATCGGGTACAAGTTTAAGCGGTGCTACAGTTCCCATAGAAGAGGATGAATATATAGTTTCTCTTTGTAGGCTAAACAAAGTTTATTCCCAAAAGGGGTTTGAAATAGAAGTAGGTCCCGGTATAGTTAACGCAATGGTAACAAAAAATGCACCGTCTCATTTATTTTATGCACCAGATCCCGCTAGTTTTCAAGTATCTAGTATTGGAGGAAATATCTCCCATGATTCTGGTGGTATTCATGTAGTGAAATATGGTCCAACGTTTAATAGCGTAATCTCGCTTAAAGTTATTCTACCAAATGGCGAAGTCGAAGAATTCTATCCAACTCCATATTTGAACCTATCTAGCTTATTCATAGGGGCTGAAGGAACTTTAGGTGCAATATTAAGAGCAAAATTGCGCTTATTTCCAAAGCCATTATCTAAGAAGACTGTGATTGGAATATTTAATAGTATAAAAGATGCGGGTAAAGCGATTATTAGTGTTTTTGAAAATGGTGTAATACCATCTGCATTAGAATTAATGGATAGAAATGCTATAAGGGCTATAGAAAAAAGTAGATATAGAGCTGGGCTTCCAGATGTAGAGGCTATACTTCTCATAGAATTAGATGGTCATAATATTCAGGTAAATGAGGAAGAGAGTAGAGTGAAGAGAGCAATAGAAGAGAATGAGGGAGAAGTAATAATACCAACTGATGACTCTAGATTCTGGAATGCGAGGAAAGGAGCATTTCCAGCTATGGGAACTATTTCTCCAGCTTATATTACATTAGATTGTAATGTTCTACGAAGTGATTTGCCAAATGTTTTAGAGTTTATATCAAGTGTAGCCGAAAGGTATAGAGTCTATATCGCTAACGTATTTCACGCTGGTGATGGAAACTTACATCCCTTAATCTCATATGATCCAGATGATTTTGATAGTTTTATGAGAGCTGTAAGAGCTAGCGATGAGATCGAAAAGTTTGTAATAGAACATGGAGGAGTTCCGTCAGGAGAACACGGAATTGGTATTGAAAAAATTAAATATATGAATATTTACTACAATGAAAAGGAATTGGAAATACTAAAGATGATTAAGAACAAATTTGATCCAAATAATTTGTTCAATCCTTGTAAAATGTTTGGAGGATGCAAAATAAAAAGTAAAGAAGTTAAGGTGCTTTGGGAATGGGATTAG
- a CDS encoding CBS domain-containing protein — MIPKELLEEPKVVASYSDRVREVISKMQENNQWVVPVVRDKVVIGVISYNELLRRKVSPESKVINLMIPSNNVLESEDEARVVAKFYTTKSRALIVVDDKKRLVGIITREGFLSYYLNKGEIPDAKVREVMNSPVITIDANDSVARARWLMSNNHISKLPVLENKKLVGIVTTRDIVNRLYSEGGKKKSSILTEEERLMALPVREIMTYPVITTDGNQNVKQALETLLKRKISGMPVVEGDLIVGMFSGIDVVNLIAKKFELEMPIEAKLSGELKQGDVKAMIDGILERYLARLEKLTEVINFKVTFKEVAKSQDKKVYQVTARAVTKIGDFISKDSDWDPVTAVRKAVEKLEERVTRELKKIEEKGRKPKAEEG; from the coding sequence ATGATACCAAAAGAGCTTTTGGAAGAGCCTAAGGTAGTTGCATCATATAGTGATAGAGTAAGAGAAGTTATTTCTAAAATGCAAGAAAATAATCAATGGGTTGTTCCAGTAGTTAGAGATAAAGTTGTCATAGGTGTAATAAGTTATAATGAATTACTAAGAAGAAAAGTCAGTCCAGAATCTAAGGTAATAAATTTAATGATACCTTCTAATAATGTCTTAGAAAGTGAGGATGAAGCAAGAGTTGTAGCTAAATTTTATACAACCAAATCTAGAGCATTAATAGTTGTTGATGATAAGAAACGACTAGTGGGGATTATAACTAGGGAAGGATTTTTATCGTATTATCTTAATAAGGGAGAGATACCAGATGCAAAAGTTAGAGAAGTGATGAATAGTCCGGTTATTACAATAGATGCTAATGATTCAGTTGCAAGAGCTAGATGGCTTATGAGTAATAATCATATATCTAAATTACCTGTCTTGGAAAACAAGAAACTTGTAGGAATTGTCACTACTAGAGATATTGTAAACAGACTATATTCAGAGGGAGGTAAAAAGAAGTCATCAATTTTAACTGAAGAAGAAAGATTGATGGCACTCCCAGTTAGAGAAATTATGACATATCCAGTTATTACTACAGATGGAAATCAGAACGTTAAACAAGCCTTAGAGACCTTATTAAAGAGAAAGATATCTGGTATGCCGGTCGTTGAAGGAGACTTGATAGTGGGAATGTTTAGTGGTATTGATGTTGTAAATCTTATTGCAAAGAAATTCGAACTTGAAATGCCAATAGAAGCCAAATTGAGTGGTGAATTAAAGCAAGGAGACGTTAAAGCAATGATTGATGGTATTCTAGAGAGATATTTGGCAAGACTCGAAAAGCTAACAGAAGTGATAAACTTTAAAGTTACCTTCAAAGAAGTTGCTAAAAGTCAGGATAAGAAAGTTTACCAAGTAACTGCAAGAGCAGTGACAAAAATTGGTGATTTCATAAGTAAAGATTCTGATTGGGATCCAGTAACTGCTGTTAGGAAAGCCGTAGAAAAATTGGAGGAAAGAGTAACTAGAGAGTTAAAGAAAATTGAAGAAAAAGGAAGAAAGCCAAAGGCAGAGGAAGGTTGA
- a CDS encoding ParA family protein, producing MIVTVINQKGGVGKTTTSVNLAYTFSKIKNNVALMDLDPEGGATISFGMKRDKKELKLGEKSVNIFNVEVFPSHIGLLQLELNGDIETIVNDLKKLSNSYDVLVIDTPPNLGTLSVSAMIAADKIISPITPQPLSIEAAKNLDSRLTTLKKQAIAFTNMSKRAVKIEFSSVKSVEISIPPSKLFYEASRLGVPAVRYEEFRVKKLKFSPIFEELAKLVLES from the coding sequence ATGATAGTTACAGTTATTAACCAAAAAGGTGGTGTAGGAAAAACTACAACCTCGGTCAACTTAGCTTATACGTTTAGTAAAATAAAAAATAACGTAGCTTTAATGGACTTAGACCCAGAGGGAGGAGCAACAATCTCTTTTGGTATGAAGAGAGATAAGAAAGAACTTAAACTTGGAGAAAAAAGTGTAAATATATTTAACGTCGAGGTTTTCCCTTCTCATATAGGTTTACTTCAACTAGAACTAAATGGTGACATCGAAACTATAGTGAATGATTTAAAGAAATTATCGAATTCTTATGATGTTTTAGTTATAGATACGCCTCCAAATTTAGGTACGCTTTCAGTTTCGGCAATGATAGCAGCTGATAAGATTATTTCCCCAATAACTCCACAACCTTTATCAATAGAAGCTGCTAAGAATTTAGACTCTAGACTTACTACTCTGAAAAAACAAGCCATAGCTTTTACTAATATGTCAAAGAGAGCTGTAAAGATTGAATTCTCTTCTGTGAAGAGTGTAGAAATTTCTATTCCTCCCTCTAAACTCTTCTATGAAGCCTCTAGACTCGGAGTTCCAGCAGTCAGATATGAAGAGTTTAGAGTCAAGAAATTAAAATTCTCACCAATTTTTGAAGAATTAGCGAAACTGGTGTTAGAAAGTTGA
- a CDS encoding 2-oxoacid:ferredoxin oxidoreductase subunit beta codes for MAAFKPQWNDWCPGCGNFGILNAEQQAIIELGVDTKNVVVVSGIGCSGKIPHFFRTPISGVHTLHGRAIAFATGIKLSNPDLVVIVNGGDGDLLGIGAGHFVAAGRRNIDMVVILHNNGVYGLTKGQAAPTLKRGEKPKSLPRPNINDAVNPVALAISSGYTFVARGYAYDVKHLKELIKSAIKHKGLALIDVLQPCPTYNDINTKEWYDKRIYKLETLPDWDPVVKKPEEVNEKIKKAIDKSLEWGDRIPIGIFYQNELVPSYEERIKANSPAYLDYTPAKQLIEKEGKLTTIIDPLLKEREVD; via the coding sequence ATGGCGGCATTTAAACCTCAATGGAATGATTGGTGCCCAGGCTGTGGTAATTTCGGAATTTTAAATGCTGAACAACAAGCGATAATTGAGCTTGGAGTAGATACCAAGAATGTAGTAGTAGTATCTGGAATTGGCTGCTCTGGTAAAATACCACATTTCTTTAGAACCCCAATCTCTGGAGTCCATACTCTACACGGAAGAGCAATTGCTTTCGCTACTGGAATAAAGTTATCTAATCCAGATTTAGTAGTTATTGTAAATGGAGGAGATGGTGACCTATTAGGAATCGGTGCGGGACATTTTGTAGCTGCTGGGAGAAGAAATATTGACATGGTTGTTATTCTTCATAATAACGGAGTTTACGGTTTAACGAAAGGACAAGCTGCACCAACATTAAAAAGAGGAGAAAAACCTAAGTCTTTACCTAGACCTAACATAAATGATGCAGTAAATCCAGTAGCTTTAGCCATATCATCTGGTTATACTTTCGTGGCAAGAGGTTATGCTTATGATGTAAAACATCTAAAAGAATTAATAAAGAGTGCTATAAAACATAAAGGATTAGCCCTAATTGATGTGCTTCAACCTTGTCCTACTTATAACGACATTAACACTAAAGAGTGGTACGATAAAAGAATTTATAAATTAGAAACATTGCCAGACTGGGATCCAGTAGTTAAAAAACCAGAAGAAGTAAATGAAAAAATAAAGAAAGCTATTGATAAAAGCTTAGAATGGGGAGATAGAATACCAATTGGAATATTCTATCAGAATGAACTAGTGCCCAGTTATGAAGAACGTATAAAAGCTAATTCACCAGCATATCTTGACTATACACCAGCTAAACAATTAATCGAAAAAGAAGGAAAATTAACCACTATAATTGACCCGTTACTAAAAGAAAGGGAAGTCGACTAA